The sequence atttagttcacaatgtttatgtatttatccacaatgagcaagtctgaggtgactcaggtgactgtggtgaggaaaaactcccttagatggtaaaggaagaaaccttgagaggaaccagactcaaaggggaacctcatcctcatatgggtgacactgtagggtgtgatttataaatatacagtctaacaaatgttgtattgatgcaaaagatcacatgaagttcacatctcctctttagtatcgcagagtctaactggagctggtagatctctagatgcctcaggattctcagagtcggcctcatctcagtggaggtccaaaatcttcctCGCACGAGTTTATGGTGGATGTGAGACTCTACTcttgtgtgcttttgtttttaataatcaaTGAATGCCATCAATTATGTTGATCTGATTGCTAAATTCATGGCAAATGTCtacataattaaatgtatttaaatatataaaagcaattagattagatttcatCTGCAGCCCCTTGATAGTCCTGAGcaagtggtttttttttggttttttttggtcaaaaataATCCTACGCATGCGCAGAGAGCAGGAAGCGCATACAAACAAAGAGGAAGCGCGTGTGTTTGACTTAAAGGGGAatgcactatgtagtgagcgCCATAGCTCTATTCTGCACGTCATTTcatacaaaaagaagaaaatcggAATAAGGTTAAGAAGTGAATACGAACACCAAAGGGGTAAGACGGATTAGTTGGTGTTAGAACCCGTACGATCGTTTAAATACGAATCAATGCAGCGTTAGCTTTATCAGTTAGCATTAGCCTCAAGGCTGAATACTAAATTCTCCTTTGCGCCCTCTATAAAGTGCACTACTTATAGTATAATGCGCTTTACACACCCTATGTAGCGCACTTATATGTACAATACGGGATATTCTGGATGAAACCTTATCCTGAAGCTGCTATATGGTGTATAACAACTTATAGCTAGTTTGGTTGTCGTGGTTACAACAATATGTTGTGTGATtgttaaataaacagcttttaTAATTCTACTCACCTCAGTGGGTTTGTTAACGCCTTTGGTTACTTTGTAAGTGTATGCATTGTTTTTTCAAAATGTAAGGACTGGTGTTGTTTGGGTGTAAAAGTTAGTAACTTTTATTatcatatataattattatgatGAATTTCAGTTTTAAAGTCCGATCGAAAACGGTTCCTGTTTATTCGTGTGACGTCATCGCGTTGAAGCAAATCTGCCACGTGCCTTGTGAAAGTAAtgatttatacatatacatatacatatacatatttatacacatcCTGTCTTGTAGAAATCACACTGCCCTGTGTGAGATGTCCCATTTTCCAATGTAACCTGGATGCACGGGCTCGGTTTTTTCAGGACAGCTAGAACCCTCTGTAGGACTTTCCATCTGTGCCAGACACAAGGTACACGTCCACTCCAGCAGTGCAGCCGCCCTCTGATCCAAGCTTTGGCTTGGGGCTTTGCCTTGACAGAAAGACAACCATCAAGACACTTCGGTCTCACGTCTTTATCTTACTTTGCCGTCTCTCGGGCCGTGTGGCAGGACGACCGTTCGACCATGGCAGAGCAGAGATTCTGCGTCGAGTATGCAAAGCGAGGCCAGGCAGGTTGTAAAAAGTGCAAGGACAAGATCATGAAGGGGTTGCTACGCATCGGGAAGATTGTGCCTAACCCGTTCAGTGAGTCTGCTGGAGAAATGAAGGAGTGGTATCACGTAAAGTGCATCTTCGAGAAGCTTGAACGCGCACGGGCCACAACCAAGAAGATCGAGGACATTACTGACCTGGATGGCTGGGAGGAATTGCAGAATGAGGATAAAGAGCTGATCAATAAGCTTGTAGCAGGTATGTAGTGCGAGCTGCATGGAGAAAAAAACTCAGGGATGTTTGAAATGCTTAAACATTCCTTCTCTCTTGTCTCATCAGATCTAGCTGCTAAGGCTAACGCAAGTCCAAAGAAGAAGGTGCAAGCCAAGTTAAACACCAGTGGGCAGATATCATCCCCTCTTGCCGATCCGACAGTGAACGCGCCACGCAAGTTTTCCGGCTTCACAGGTATTCAGGGGAGCCTAGGCAAACAAGAGTTATGCTAACACTTACAGCACTGTTCACATGGGTCTGTTAGTTTTCAGTACAGTCTTTACTATCTGTACTATCATAAGTCTCATGTTAGACATTTCACTGGACAGTACAGTGTAATAGAATGAGTATGAATTTATTCTATTACATTTGTTTGAACTGCTATATTGGAAGAAGAACTAcggtgtgtgtttttagagaaTTCATTTTTAGATCGATCAAAATGCTTTTGAAATGATATTCTGTTAGCTCAATAATTTGCCAACAGGGTTAATCACACTCTCCATCTTCCACAGCAACAAAGGCAGGTCCCTCCTCATCGAGCCCAGGACCGTCTCCTGCCAAAGCCTCTCAGGGCAGCATCTTGTCTGCTCAGTTTTGCCAGCCCGACCATAAGGACTGCTTGTTCCGCGAGTTCCGAAAGCTTTGCGCCATGGTGGCTGAAAAGTCTAGCTACAACGCGAAGACAGAGATCATCAAAGACTTCCTAAAGAAGGGTTCTGGCGGAGGTAGGATCTACTCACAAAAGATATACATTTAAGATTATATCAGAGACTGTGGTTTCCTATTGTTTCAATTCAACTGGAgcaaccttcttcttcttcttcacttgTGTTCCTCCTACAAAAGACAAGTTTATGGGCGATCTCTACCTGACAGTGAAGCTGCTCCTCCCAGGCGTCGTGAAAAGCGTTTACAACCTCAACGACAAGCAAATTGTGAAACTTTTCAGCCGCATCCTTAACTGCAACCAGGACGACATGGTGCGCGACCTAGAACAGGTCAGTCCTCTAActcaaacatatacagtatatttggaGTGATGCATATGAAAAGTTGAATAAAAACAACTTTCATTGTTTGGTGTCAAAGGGAGACGTCTCAGAAACAGTGCGGATGTTTTTCGAAGATTGCAAGTCTTTTCCTCCTTCAACCAAGAGTCTGCTGACTATCCAGGAAGTGGACGCTTCTCTAACACGCTTGGCTAAGCTTACTAAAGAAGATGAGCAGCAGGCAGAGCTGGAGGCCATTGCAAAAAAGTGAGCCttgtattattgttaatatacaCATGTTTCAGCAGTTCAACTGTTCAGTAGTCAGTATTTTGTTATTCATATGTCAAAACACATTTGTCTGGTTACCAGATGCACAGGGAACGACTTGAAATGTTACATTCGTCTAGTGAAACATGACCTGAAGATTAATTCTGGTGCCAAACACGTGTAAGTTTTTCCTCCCACTAACTGAAATAATTAACATCACCTTTTGTCCCAATCAACAACTGTCGAGCCATTTTTCTATGCAGCCTGGATGCTCTTGACCCCAACGCCTACGACGCCTTCAAAGCCTCTCGGAACCTTGGTGACGTGGTCGATAGAGTCCTGCGCAATCAGGAGGAGGCGTCCAATGGAGGGGGCCCGAGAAAGCTCTTGAGTATCGAGGCCACGCTTATGACCCCCGTGCAGCCAATGCTGGTCAGGGCTCTTCTTTAATGGTCATTTGCATGAAGCGTCAACGTACTTAAGCTGAGAAACAAATGAGTGTTGTGCTGCATCTTCCAGGCAGAAGCCTGCAAGTCCGTTGAGTACGCCATGAAGAAATGCCCCAATGGAATGTACTCGGAGATCAAGTACGATGGCGAGCGCGTGCAAGTGCACAAAAACGGAGATCATTTCAGCTACTTCAGCCGCAGCCTCAAACCTGTGCTGCCTCACAAGGTACGTCACCCGAATCGAATTCACCCTGGTCGAAATCCTCACGATGTTCGATTCAACTCACTTGCGAGGCGGTCTTGTGTACTTTCCTAGGTGGCGCATTTTAAAGAGTTTATTCCTCTGGCGTTTGCCGGAGGCCACAGCATGATTCTAGACGCTGAAGTTCTCCTGATTGATACCAAGACTAGTAAGCCTCTACCGTTCGGGACGTTAGGTGTTCACAAAGTAAGCATGGCTTAGTAAGCAGAGTTCACGGCTTAAGACAGGTGAAATGATATTAAAGATAACCGATGACGTTTCTGTCTGCGTTTCAGAAAGCGGCGTTTCAAGACGCACAagtctgcctgtttgttttcGACTGCATTTATTTCAATGGCGTCAGTCTTATGGACAAGTAAGTGCTTTGTTAACACCTGTTCAATTCTTTTACCTGTTGAAACACGTGGGATTAATCTAATGCAACAAATCTTTCCGTGTATTCtcgttaatttttatttttgtagcatCCATTCTGTaagattttattgtgttttgcaGGCCGCTCTGCGAGAGAAGAAAATTTCTTCATGACAACATGGTGGAAGTTCCGGACAGGATTCTGTTTTCCGAGATGAAGCACGTCACAGTATGTCTTCCTTTTACGTTTCCTATTTACACTACAAGCTGTGATTGGATGCTTCTTGATGATAAACCCACTTCATGAACAAACGAGAATAAAcacagggttgtgttctgatagAGAGCTGCTGACCTGGCTGAAATGATCACACGAGTCATCAGAGAGGGACTGGAGGGACTCGTTCTGAAAGACGTCAAGGTAAAACAGCTCTGAGTTGGAGGCTCTAACAATCAGATTGGTGGTGCCGTATgtggagtgtgagtgagagctgATCTCTGATCACAGGGGCTGTATGAACCTGGGAAACGCCACTGGCTGAAGGTGAAGAAAGACTATCTGAATGAAGGAGCAATGGCCGACACTGCAGATTTGGTGGTTTTGGGGGCATTTTATGGAACAGGTTCAAAAGGTATGTATGATGgcctatgatttttttttaaaaacagcagtGATTTGCAATAACCTTCTGCTAACTTTCATTTAAGACCTGGGTTAACATTTgttttctggcccagaaattaTCATCACTACAATATCCAAGCTAACTGAAGCCTTGCCGATCATATCTTCACCCTCCCCCCATTGTTCTACGTAGGTGGAATTATGTCCAGTTTCCTCATGGGTTGCTATGATCCTGACTCAAAGAAATGGTGCACGGTGACGAAATGCTCCGGGGGCTACGACGACGCCACACTAGCCAGACTGCAGAAGGAGCTGGACGTTATTAAAATTGGCAaggtaaagaagaaaaaaaaaatcaggcctATCCTGAGCACTTCTCTAGCTCTTCACCCCATTTACAAGACAGATAGATTCGCTCTCTGTTTTATCAAAACTTGGCTCAGTCACTCAATTCCGGACAGTGGATTACTTCTCTCAGGCTTCCACTTACACCGTGCGGATCGCGTAACGGAGCTTACGGACATATGTCATATTCTCTTTGTCGACTAcagttcggcttttaatacaataattccggaaattctcaactccaaactcctaaggttctctatacccccttccatctgtcaggcaggaaacaacaggtgagactgggaggtgtcacctccagcattcagacaatcagcactggtgctcctcagggatgtgtcctctccccacttctATTCTCcatctacactaatgactgcacttcaagtgaccaaactgtaGCATCATTTGCAAATTTCAGATGGTCTCATCCAATATGGCGAGGAGTCTGCATActggcaggaggtgaagcggctgtTGCTATGGTGCAGTCCGACCAGATTAGAGCTAAActccctcaaaactgtggagatgatagtggactttaggaaagacccctcaacactactccccttcacaatatccaacagcccggtgtggaggccttcaagtttctgtgcACTACcttttcccaagacctgaaatgggagtgcatccatcatcaaaaaggcccagcacaggatgtactttctacgctaattaaggaagtttggtctgccacaggagctgttgatgctgttctacactgcagtcattgaatctgtcctgtgcacatccatcaccatctggtttggtgcagcaacaaaacaggacagaaacagactgtaacacacagtaaaaacggcagaaaaaataatttgtgccccctgcccactctccaggacttgtacgacacaagaaccagaaaccgggcaggaaaaatcaccactgacccttcacaccctggacataacctctttcagctcctcccttctggcaggtgctacagaacgTTGCTTaataaaactgccagacacaggaacagtttctttccccaggccctttatcaccctgattaacaacccaccataattatattccctgcttcatagcATAAGTGCTGCATTTTCAGAAccgtcagtcatcacatcattcgtgtatgttacacacactactgctgctgcatgttGTACAATTATTTGCAcgtcccacactttatgtacataactgatcagtcatatattctgtattcatatttaatacccAATGTCTgctgtatcacatctgcattgtcttgtatagtctacagatgtgatacaattatcttgtatagtatagtgttatttatgtctgtacttttgagactcacaaacagctggaaccaaattccttgtgtgtgtcaacacacttggccaataaacctgattttgATTACTCTCCTTCACAGGAGCCCAGCAAGATCCCACCCTGGCTAAAAATAGTGAAGAACTACTATCCGGATTTTCTCATTCGAGATCCTGAGGTAAAATAATCTGATGTGTATCAGAGGTGTTGAATAGTTGTGTACATTGAAAATaggttatcatttctatagtaacagctgaaACGGATTAGAAACGTTGTGTAACTTAAGAATGAAAAAGTTATAGCAGGTCATATGGTGATGGTTTATGTTCAAGTTTAACactttatggaaggagtctccagcttCTGGACTTGCTTTCAGTGTGGAAGTTTTTGGGACAGAACAAGGGAAAGGCGTTATAGAACTGTAAAACTGTTGTGTACTAAAAACTGTGtattataaggaataaaacactctggGCAATTGTTAACTCCGGGATGTTTCTCTCGCTCACAGAAAGCCCCAGTTTGGGAGATCACAGGAGCAGAGTTCTCCAAGTCGGAAATGCACACGGCCGACGGCATCTCCATCCGTTTTCCACGCTGCACTCGGATGCGTGACGATAAGGACTGGAAGACGGCTACCAACCTTCACCAGCTCAAGGTTTGGCAACACTAAGAAGCATGTAATTACTACATACCAGCACTATGTGGCcataagtatgtggacacctgaccactGGATGTACATGTAACTAAACTATACGCATTAATAAGGAGCTATTCCCATTTTACTCCTACAACAGCTTCTAGTGGCAGGGAATCTTAtggctacagcatacaaagacttTCTGTGTAACAGTGATGTCTCGGAGGTGTCCACATACTAGTTTTTGGAGGTGTCCACATACTATTGGACATAGTGTACgaaaaaagtcaaataatttaatatttaaggtaAGTTAAGGTTAGCTTTGTTCTGGGTCACTTATCAATCATCTTTCAATACCGTCTATCAATACCATAAGCAATCATCTCGATGAGTGAATACAACGTATCGATGATCAAAATGTCCGCTTTGTAGGAACTTTACCGAGTCTCGAAGGAGCGGTGCGACTTTGAGGTGACACCAGGACCGTCTACAAGCATCAAAGATGAAAAGGAGTCGTCAGGAGGAGACAGCGGTGGTGGCTCACCGTCCACCTCCAATGAAGCAGCAAGTTCGACGAAAGCCAGTAAGTTTCAGGTTGTATTGTAATCCTGGTTCTTCTTCGATGCTAAATCACTTCAGGATTTCATCCACATCCATCATTCAAATCATTTAGGAATCAAATACTGATTACAGCTAATGCAAGACGTTTGGCACTCTGTTGTTAATCAAAATCTCTAGGAAGATGTGTAGAACCTGGCCTTCAGAAATGTGAGTGGAGTAAATTTAGTTCATGCCATCTTTGTTACAGAAAATGGTCACACTCCAAAGCCAAAGCCGGTGAAACCCAAGAAACCTGCAACTCCGGCTCCTGCCAAGAGGAAGCT comes from Tachysurus vachellii isolate PV-2020 chromosome 26, HZAU_Pvac_v1, whole genome shotgun sequence and encodes:
- the lig3 gene encoding DNA ligase 3 encodes the protein MHGLGFFRTARTLCRTFHLCQTQGTRPLQQCSRPLIQALAWGFALTERQPSRHFGLTSLSYFAVSRAVWQDDRSTMAEQRFCVEYAKRGQAGCKKCKDKIMKGLLRIGKIVPNPFSESAGEMKEWYHVKCIFEKLERARATTKKIEDITDLDGWEELQNEDKELINKLVADLAAKANASPKKKVQAKLNTSGQISSPLADPTVNAPRKFSGFTATKAGPSSSSPGPSPAKASQGSILSAQFCQPDHKDCLFREFRKLCAMVAEKSSYNAKTEIIKDFLKKGSGGDKFMGDLYLTVKLLLPGVVKSVYNLNDKQIVKLFSRILNCNQDDMVRDLEQGDVSETVRMFFEDCKSFPPSTKSLLTIQEVDASLTRLAKLTKEDEQQAELEAIAKKCTGNDLKCYIRLVKHDLKINSGAKHVLDALDPNAYDAFKASRNLGDVVDRVLRNQEEASNGGGPRKLLSIEATLMTPVQPMLAEACKSVEYAMKKCPNGMYSEIKYDGERVQVHKNGDHFSYFSRSLKPVLPHKVAHFKEFIPLAFAGGHSMILDAEVLLIDTKTSKPLPFGTLGVHKKAAFQDAQVCLFVFDCIYFNGVSLMDKPLCERRKFLHDNMVEVPDRILFSEMKHVTRAADLAEMITRVIREGLEGLVLKDVKGLYEPGKRHWLKVKKDYLNEGAMADTADLVVLGAFYGTGSKGGIMSSFLMGCYDPDSKKWCTVTKCSGGYDDATLARLQKELDVIKIGKEPSKIPPWLKIVKNYYPDFLIRDPEKAPVWEITGAEFSKSEMHTADGISIRFPRCTRMRDDKDWKTATNLHQLKELYRVSKERCDFEVTPGPSTSIKDEKESSGGDSGGGSPSTSNEAASSTKAKNGHTPKPKPVKPKKPATPAPAKRKLPAKEHETKKIKVETVRSNGQSKAKASPSKAADPQSEKTLLNIFTGVKLYLPESVPEFDKLRRYFVAYDGDLVPDFAAASATHTLAEPEENSQAQKVSSNWIWQCIRKRRVVPPC